One window of the Candoia aspera isolate rCanAsp1 chromosome 16, rCanAsp1.hap2, whole genome shotgun sequence genome contains the following:
- the NELFB gene encoding negative elongation factor B — translation MMFAGLQELGVANGEDLKETLTNCMEPLKAIEQFQTENGILLPSLQSALPFLDLHGTPRLEFHQSVFDELREKLLERVSAIASEGKADERYKKLEDLLEKSFPLVKMPSIQPVVMCVMKHLPKVPEKKLKLVMADKDLYKACAVEVKRQIWQDNQALFGDEVSPLLKQYILEKENALFSSDLSVLQNFFSPSPKTRRQGEVVQKLTQMIGKNVKLYDMVLQFLRTLFLRTRNVHYCTLRAELLMSLHDLDISEICTVDPCHKFTWCLDACIREKFVDNKRARELQGFLDGVKKGQEQVLGDLSMILCDPFAINTLALSTIRHLQELIGQEVLPRESPDLLLLLRMLSLGQGAWDVIDSQIFKEPKLEVDLITKFLPMLMSFVVDDHTFTVDQKLPSEEKGPASYPSTIPEMFLKFLQEQRIACEIGLYYVLHITKQRNKNALLRLVPALGETFNDLAFGDIFLHLFTGNLTLLADEFGQDDFCAVLFDRFFLPACPRKENVHRHLLRMLLHLHHKVVPAKLELLQKSLEPTKQSCEAVKELYNQLGEKLELRKLSPIQEADAPPMDLPLPTVSAPVQL, via the exons ATGATGTTTGCCGGCTTGCAGGAGCTCGGGGTGGCCAACGGGGAGGACTTGAAGGAGACGCTGACCAATTGCATGGAGCCGCTGAAGGCTATCGAGCAGTTCCAG ACAGAAAACGGCATCCTGCTGCCCTCTCTTCAGTCCGCTCTCCCTTTCCTGGACCTCCACGGCACTCCTAGGCTTGAGTTCCACCAGTCGGTGTTTGACGAGCTGCGTGAGAAGCTTCTGGAGAGGGTCTCGGCCATTGCCTCTGAAGGAAAGGCCGATGAAAG GTACAAAAAGCTAGAAGATCTCCTGGAGAAGAGCTTCCCTTTGGTAAAAATGCCATCCATCCAGCCAGTGGTGATGTGCGTCATGAAGCATCTGCCCAAG GTTCCCGAAAAAAAGTTGAAGCTGGTGATGGCTGACAAGGACTTGTATAAAGCCTGCGCTGTGGAGGTGAAGCGACAGATCTGGCAAGATAACCAGGCCCTGTTTGGGGATGAGGTCTCCCCGTTGCTGAAGCAGTACATTCTGGAGAAGGAAAATGCCTTATTCAGCAGTGACCTCTCAGTGCTGCAGAACTTCTTCAGCCCTTCTCCCAAGACAAGGCGACAGGGAGAG GTGGTTCAGAAGCTGACCCAGATGATAGGGAAGAACGTGAAGCTGTACGACATGGTGCTACAGTTCCTCCGGACCCTGTTCCTCCGGACACGAAATGTCCATTATTGCACGttaagggcagagctgctgaTGTCTCTCCATGATCTGGATATCAGCGAGATCTGCACGGTCGATCCCTGCCACAAG TTTACTTGGTGCCTCGATGCCTGCATTCGGGAAAAGTTTGTCGACAACAAGCGAGCGCGGGAGCTGCAAGGCTTCCTTGATGGAGTGAAAAAAGGTCAAGAACAAGTGCTGGG GGACTTATCTATGATCTTGTGCGATCCATTTGCCATTAACACCTTGGCTTTGAGTACGATCCGGCACTTACAGGAGCTGATTGGTCAGGAAGTGTTACCCAGG GAAAGCCCAGATCTTCTCCTGCTCCTGAGGATGCTGTCCCTGGGGCAAGGGGCCTGGGATGTGATTgacagccagatcttcaaggaACCCAAATTG GAGGTGGATTTGATCACCAAGTTCTTGCCGATGCTGATGTCCTTTGTGGTGGATGATCACACCTTCACTGTGGATCAGAAGCTGCCTTCGGAAGAGAAGGGTCCAGCTTCTTATCCCAGCACCATCCCTGAAATGTTTCTAAA ATTCCTGCAAGAGCAGCGGATTGCCTGTGAGATAGGCCTTTACTACGTGCTTCACATCACCAAGCAAAGGAACAAGAACGCCCTGCTTCGCCTGGTCCCAGCCCTGG GGGAGACCTTCAACGACCTGGCGTTTGGCGACATCTTCCTGCACCTGTTCACCGGAAACCTCACCCTGCTGGCAGACGAGTTTGGGCAAGATGATTTCTGTGCCGTCCTTTTTGACCGCTTCTTCCTCCCAGCCTGCCCCAG GAAGGAGAATGTCCATCGGCACCTGCTGAGAATGCTGCTTCACCTCCACCACAAAGTGGTGCCTGCCAAACTGGAGTTGCTCCAGAAGTCACTGGAACCGACCAAGCAG AGCTGTGAAGCGGTGAAAGAGCTCTACAATCAGCTTGGCGAGAAACTGGAACTCCGCAAACTGAGCCCCATCCAAGAAGCCGATGCTCCGCCGATGGACTTGCCTCTCCCAACAGTATCTGCTCCAGTTCAGCTGTAG